A region of Anopheles merus strain MAF chromosome 2R, AmerM5.1, whole genome shotgun sequence DNA encodes the following proteins:
- the LOC121589408 gene encoding UPF0692 protein CG33108 — protein MSNSTPSPPPTPPPAPPPVSGGGVAPPPPPPAKTPLSELNLDVLNNSSNRISKPANHPAILSSGECAWATQYPEIQKACFLNRVCQYAPPRELRVQNVEPILQNGPTCGLTALSMIFDGAPSATVLLEQAVTRGYSNNGEMFSARQLNELFEQVLEENRHLVEYKPVTHTLVGGWMDDPNIQIKLRLGAMFLVPYDPDRNHTPCLNKGHRAHWALIVGYLIDQFDDFYVFARHGKTKNLALWSLRDLSRSNGNLVEFCQPVGHPNETFILPEGGMGGCNGLRCKFIMIEHYKAKTEIAL, from the exons ATGTCGAACAGCACACCGTCGCCACCTCCAACGCCACCacctgcaccaccaccagtgtcGGGCGGGGGAGtggcaccgccaccgccaccgccggccAAAACGCCCCTCTCCGAGCTGAACCTAGACGTGCTCAataacagcagcaaccgcatCAGCAAACCAGCAAACCATCCCGCCATACTTTCGTCCGGCGAGTGTGCCTGGGCGACCCAGTACCCGGAGATACAGAAGGCCTGCTTCCTGAACCGCGTCTGCCAGTATGCGCCGCCGCGCGAGCTGCGCGTCCAGAACGTGGAGCCGATACTGCAGAACGGGCCGACCTGCGGCCTGACCGCGCTCAGCATGATCTTCGACGGGGCACCGTCGGCGACGGTCCTGCTCGAGCAGGCTGTGACCCGCGGCTACTCCAACAACGGGGAGATGTTTAGCGCACGCCAGCTGAACGAGCTGTTCGAGCAGGTGCTGGAGGAGAACCGGCACCTGGTGGAGTACAAGCCCGTCACCCACACGCTCGTCGGTGGCTGGATGGACGACCCGAACATCCAGATCAAGCTGCGCCTCGGGGCCATGTTTCTTGTGcc TTACGATCCGGACCGGAATCATACGCCCTGCCTCAACAAAGGACACCGGGCCCACTGGGCACTGATTGTCGGCTATCTAATCGATCAGTTTGACGAT TTTTACGTGTTTGCACGCCACGGGAAAACGAAAAACCTCGCCCTCTGGTCACTGCGCGACCTGTCCCGCAGCAACGGTAATCTAGTCGAGTTCTGCCAACCGGTAGGACATCCCAACGAAACCTTCATCCTGCCCGAGGGTGGCATGGGCGGGTGTAACGGTTTGCGCTGCAAATTCATCATGATCGAGCACTACAAGGCCAAGACGGAGATCGCACTATGA